In one window of Cytophagaceae bacterium ABcell3 DNA:
- a CDS encoding amino acid permease: MNREFYKKLTKKKDISQTLEIHQKLRSEKKLSRNLTFKDLTSFGIAAIIGAGIFSTIGNASAAGGPAVSLLFVFTAIACLFSALCYAEFASGIPLAGSAYTYAYVSFGEFVAWIIGWDLIMEYAIGNIAVAISWSDYFTNLMKGIGINIPHWLSMDYLSAINGYESVVQKLEAGVLWENLLLTERAAYMAWTSAPQISGTPLIADVPALLIVILITTLVYTGIKETKRTANLMVVFKLGIILMVIIVGAFYVNPDNWSPFAPEGLRGVLSGVSAVFFAYIGFDAISTTAEESKNPQRDLPLSMIVSLIICTALYVTISFVLTGMVNYKELGVGDPLAFVFDKVGLSFISGIVAFGAIIAMTGVLLVFQMGQPRIWMSMSRDGLLPPVFSKIHPRFHTPSFATIVTGLIVAIPALFMNLTQVTDLTSIGTLFAFAVVCGGVLVRKAAPKKDQFKIPYLNSRVFIPIFLATFLLLLALWPDIFYPDHYINAFLAPVDNLLHIFFILFATALSITAVYKKLSLIPVLGLIINVYLMSELGLDNWIRFLVWLAAGLVVYSLYGFRRRTT, translated from the coding sequence ATGAACAGAGAGTTTTACAAAAAACTGACAAAGAAAAAAGACATCAGCCAAACACTGGAAATCCATCAAAAGCTGCGCAGCGAAAAAAAGCTAAGCAGAAATTTGACATTTAAAGACCTTACGTCTTTCGGTATTGCAGCCATTATAGGAGCTGGGATTTTTAGTACGATTGGCAATGCAAGTGCAGCGGGTGGCCCCGCAGTAAGTCTGTTATTTGTTTTTACGGCCATAGCCTGTCTGTTTTCAGCTCTTTGCTATGCAGAATTTGCGTCTGGTATTCCGTTGGCAGGAAGTGCATATACCTATGCTTATGTGTCATTTGGGGAGTTTGTAGCATGGATCATTGGTTGGGACCTGATAATGGAATATGCTATAGGCAATATAGCTGTTGCTATTTCATGGTCTGACTATTTCACCAATTTGATGAAAGGGATAGGGATAAATATTCCCCATTGGTTGTCCATGGATTATTTAAGCGCCATAAACGGGTATGAAAGTGTTGTGCAGAAATTGGAAGCTGGTGTGCTTTGGGAGAACCTGCTATTAACCGAACGAGCTGCCTATATGGCGTGGACTAGCGCCCCCCAAATAAGTGGAACCCCTCTTATTGCAGATGTTCCAGCCCTGTTGATTGTTATCCTGATTACCACGTTGGTATACACCGGCATCAAGGAGACCAAAAGAACGGCCAATCTCATGGTAGTTTTTAAGTTAGGCATTATTTTAATGGTAATTATTGTTGGTGCTTTTTATGTAAACCCTGACAACTGGTCCCCCTTTGCCCCTGAAGGCTTGAGAGGTGTCCTTTCTGGGGTATCTGCTGTATTTTTTGCCTATATAGGTTTTGATGCAATTTCCACTACGGCAGAGGAATCGAAAAATCCGCAAAGAGACCTACCACTTTCAATGATAGTTTCCCTAATTATCTGTACTGCTTTATATGTGACTATTTCTTTTGTTTTAACAGGAATGGTTAATTATAAAGAATTAGGTGTGGGAGATCCACTCGCATTTGTATTTGACAAAGTGGGCTTGTCTTTTATTTCTGGAATCGTTGCTTTTGGTGCCATTATTGCCATGACCGGCGTTTTACTAGTTTTTCAAATGGGGCAACCTAGAATATGGATGAGCATGAGTCGTGATGGGTTGCTTCCTCCTGTATTTTCAAAAATACACCCAAGATTCCATACCCCGTCTTTTGCTACTATTGTTACAGGGCTAATCGTAGCCATCCCTGCACTGTTTATGAACCTAACCCAAGTAACTGATTTAACAAGTATAGGCACTTTATTTGCATTTGCGGTAGTTTGTGGAGGAGTACTGGTACGGAAAGCTGCCCCTAAAAAAGATCAATTCAAAATACCCTATTTAAACAGTAGGGTCTTTATACCTATATTTTTGGCTACCTTTCTACTTCTTTTGGCTCTATGGCCAGATATTTTTTACCCTGACCATTATATCAATGCTTTTCTGGCTCCAGTAGATAACCTGTTACATATATTTTTCATTTTGTTTGCCACAGCCCTCTCCATTACTGCCGTATATAAAAAACTATCCTTAATTCCGGTATTGGGTTTAATTATAAATGTTTACTTAATGTCAGAATTAGGTTTGGACAACTGGATTAGGTTCCTTGTATGGCTGGCCGCAGGTTTAGTGGTTTACTCTTTATACGGCTTTAGGAGACGGACCACATAG
- a CDS encoding DUF1206 domain-containing protein — MVVNNNYKPVVKKLARFGCFSIGTVYVLVGIMALLSFLGETAEDAADEERIMDRIMEIPLGEVIIGALIIGLLGYIIWRVFEAITDPYKFGNDAKGLARRIGIALSASGYALIAFSSAEILFGERQENGEEEQQIMVAEVLNWTAGAWLVGAVGVIVGLAGLVQFKYVIQGDHNPRLAIEHLSDKKRSIIQFLAHTGYFARGLILLVIGYLIVYAAVQGEPGAVGDTDSAFDFIGGGVIGSVFLVLVAIGTICYGAFMYVSAVYYSFRRG, encoded by the coding sequence ATGGTCGTAAACAATAATTATAAACCGGTTGTAAAAAAGCTTGCAAGATTTGGATGCTTTTCTATTGGTACCGTGTATGTTCTTGTAGGGATAATGGCTCTGTTGTCTTTTTTAGGAGAAACAGCAGAAGATGCTGCCGATGAGGAACGTATTATGGACCGAATAATGGAAATACCTTTAGGGGAAGTTATTATTGGAGCACTTATTATCGGTTTGTTGGGATATATTATCTGGAGGGTCTTTGAAGCCATAACAGATCCTTATAAATTTGGAAATGATGCAAAAGGATTAGCCAGACGTATCGGTATTGCTTTAAGTGCCAGTGGATATGCATTGATTGCTTTTTCTTCTGCTGAAATACTGTTTGGGGAAAGACAAGAAAATGGAGAAGAAGAGCAACAGATCATGGTAGCCGAAGTGTTAAACTGGACAGCAGGCGCTTGGCTTGTTGGTGCTGTTGGTGTAATAGTTGGTTTGGCAGGGTTGGTACAATTTAAATATGTCATTCAGGGAGATCATAACCCTAGGCTAGCTATAGAGCATCTTTCCGATAAAAAGCGGTCCATCATACAGTTTTTAGCGCACACTGGTTATTTTGCCAGGGGGCTTATTTTATTGGTTATAGGATACCTGATAGTATACGCAGCAGTACAAGGAGAACCCGGGGCAGTAGGTGACACCGATTCAGCTTTTGATTTTATAGGGGGAGGGGTAATAGGTAGTGTGTTTCTGGTACTGGTCGCTATTGGTACCATATGTTATGGCGCATTTATGTATGTTTCTGCTGTATATTATAGTTTTCGTCGTGGATAA
- a CDS encoding ATP-binding protein, translating to MVKNLIREGEGETLDFKHTISSAKKIAKSLVAFANTHGGKILVGVKDNGSVVGATAEEERYMLEGAAALECKPPVKVEFCEEIINGKTILVAEIPESHNKPHYAKDSDGRWWAYIRVKDQCLMASKIMLDVMRNESKGKSPTITFGTPEKILLKYLEENNQITLKGFCKLAYIPRWKASRILVNMIRMKVIRVNASEKLEYYCIY from the coding sequence ATGGTTAAAAACCTTATAAGGGAAGGGGAAGGAGAAACCCTTGACTTTAAACATACAATCTCAAGCGCCAAAAAAATTGCCAAATCTTTGGTTGCTTTTGCAAATACCCATGGAGGGAAAATTTTAGTTGGAGTTAAGGATAATGGATCCGTAGTCGGAGCAACGGCTGAGGAAGAGCGTTATATGTTGGAAGGTGCGGCTGCCCTAGAATGTAAGCCTCCTGTAAAAGTTGAATTTTGTGAAGAGATCATTAATGGTAAAACCATATTGGTAGCTGAAATTCCGGAAAGCCATAATAAACCGCATTATGCAAAAGACAGTGATGGCAGGTGGTGGGCTTATATTAGGGTTAAAGATCAGTGCCTGATGGCCAGTAAGATTATGTTGGATGTTATGCGAAACGAAAGTAAAGGTAAATCTCCCACCATTACTTTTGGGACTCCTGAAAAAATACTGTTAAAGTATCTTGAAGAAAATAATCAGATTACTTTAAAAGGATTTTGTAAATTAGCCTATATTCCCAGATGGAAGGCCAGTCGTATTTTGGTAAATATGATTCGAATGAAAGTGATACGGGTTAATGCAT
- a CDS encoding DUF922 domain-containing protein yields the protein MKLFLFFFLLFSNLFSLNKDKGIANDDNAEQMIEWSESYKLKWDDFQGDPAQNKFAAMTCSDISVKSFKTGKDVTYTVKCSFKTNKSWTRSKSQRVLAHEQLHFDITELHGRILRKKFSDVGVALSKEEFKTTVDKVFADWNKMEKLYDKECRHGLNKEKQKEWEEMVERKLNELEDYKSSAVTVKGKEQQETASHSQCKSHICALH from the coding sequence ATGAAGTTATTTCTGTTTTTCTTCCTATTATTTTCAAATTTGTTTTCACTTAACAAGGATAAAGGCATTGCCAACGATGATAATGCAGAGCAAATGATAGAGTGGTCGGAGTCTTATAAGTTGAAGTGGGACGATTTTCAAGGGGATCCTGCCCAGAATAAATTTGCTGCTATGACCTGTAGTGATATCAGTGTGAAAAGCTTCAAGACCGGAAAGGATGTTACCTATACCGTTAAATGCTCATTCAAAACTAACAAGTCCTGGACCAGGAGTAAATCTCAAAGGGTGCTTGCCCATGAACAGTTACATTTTGATATTACAGAATTACACGGACGTATTCTTAGGAAAAAATTCAGTGATGTTGGGGTGGCGCTTTCTAAGGAAGAATTCAAAACTACAGTAGACAAAGTTTTTGCCGACTGGAATAAAATGGAAAAGCTTTACGATAAGGAATGTAGGCATGGACTAAATAAAGAAAAGCAAAAAGAGTGGGAAGAAATGGTGGAACGGAAGCTTAATGAACTGGAAGATTATAAGTCATCGGCTGTTACTGTAAAGGGAAAAGAACAGCAGGAAACGGCTTCCCATTCCCAGTGCAAATCTCATATTTGTGCCTTACATTAG
- the hslV gene encoding ATP-dependent protease subunit HslV, with protein MIEIKSTTVLAIIHNGQVAIGADGQATMGNTVAKSNVKKLRKLADGKIVTGFAGSTADAFSLLERLDEKLSAYGGNMKRAAIELAKDWRTDRYLRKLEAMMITANKDELLVISGTGDVLEPDKEIASIGSGSMYAQSAAIALKKHAPHLSAEEMVREALHIAADTCIYTNHNIIIETLSQ; from the coding sequence ATGATAGAAATCAAATCAACTACAGTATTGGCCATCATCCATAATGGACAGGTGGCTATAGGAGCCGATGGACAGGCTACTATGGGAAACACTGTTGCAAAGAGCAATGTTAAAAAACTTAGAAAACTTGCAGACGGTAAGATCGTGACTGGTTTCGCCGGGTCGACCGCTGATGCATTTTCTTTACTGGAGCGACTTGATGAAAAGCTAAGTGCTTACGGTGGCAATATGAAACGTGCGGCCATTGAGCTGGCCAAAGATTGGCGTACAGACCGTTATCTTAGGAAGCTGGAAGCAATGATGATCACTGCTAACAAAGATGAATTACTGGTAATTTCAGGTACTGGCGATGTTTTAGAGCCAGATAAAGAAATTGCTTCTATAGGATCTGGTAGTATGTATGCCCAATCCGCAGCCATAGCTTTGAAGAAACATGCTCCGCACCTTTCGGCAGAAGAAATGGTTAGGGAGGCACTCCATATAGCTGCTGATACATGTATTTACACCAATCATAACATTATTATAGAGACCCTAAGCCAGTAG
- a CDS encoding nucleoside 2-deoxyribosyltransferase, with protein sequence MKIYLAGPDVFRGNAKAHFERMKVACEAHGHEALIPLDNEVDMSKDRKIISASIFKGNINMMDKADVIIANIEPFRGACMDDGTAFEIGYCYAKGKKILAYTTCVDLDLPTITSRMFDMSKQPDYTEIEDFGSCVNLMISNAVEAIGGKIYTSFEECLNHLE encoded by the coding sequence ATGAAAATTTACTTAGCCGGACCTGATGTTTTTAGAGGAAATGCAAAAGCTCATTTTGAACGGATGAAAGTAGCCTGTGAGGCACATGGTCATGAAGCCTTAATTCCGCTCGATAATGAAGTAGATATGAGCAAAGATAGAAAGATTATTTCCGCTTCTATCTTTAAAGGAAACATTAACATGATGGACAAGGCCGATGTTATCATTGCCAATATTGAACCTTTTCGTGGTGCTTGCATGGATGATGGTACTGCTTTTGAAATAGGCTACTGTTATGCAAAAGGGAAAAAAATATTGGCTTATACCACTTGTGTTGATTTAGATTTGCCAACCATTACTTCTCGGATGTTTGACATGAGTAAACAGCCAGATTATACAGAAATAGAAGACTTTGGTAGCTGTGTCAATCTTATGATTAGCAATGCAGTTGAAGCTATTGGGGGTAAAATTTACACTTCTTTTGAAGAGTGTTTAAATCACCTAGAATAG
- a CDS encoding pyruvate dehydrogenase complex dihydrolipoamide acetyltransferase, whose translation MAEVIKMPKMSDTMTEGVIAAWHKKVGDKVKSGDVLAEVETDKATMELESYDEGTLLYIGVSEKEAVPVDGVLAVIGEEGENIEGLLESIKNGSSSNGDSSESEDQDDDGSEEDIDTSDIEAEVIRMPKMSDTMTEGTIVAWHKKEGDSVQSGDLLAEVATDKATMELESYEDGTLLYIGVKEGDSVPVDGIIAIVGEKGANYEALLKKESAPKKKEKAEPKSQPSSEPAKQEKPAASKSTADGRIKASPLAKKLAKEKGINLADVQGSGEHGRIVRRDVESYQPSAKPEATGKAEQGVVLPPVVGQESFEDVPVSQMRKAIGRRVSDSKFTAPHFYVTMEINMDKAIEARTSLNAISPVKISFNDMVIKAVAAALRQNPSVNVSWLDDKMRKNNHIHIGVAMAVGEALYIPVVKFADNKSFSHIAAEVKDFAGKAKANKLQPSDYEGSTFTISNLGMFGVEEFTAIINPPNACILAVGGIKETPVVKNGQVVPGNVMKVTLSCDHRAVDGANGAAFLKTLKGLLEDPVRILV comes from the coding sequence ATGGCCGAAGTAATCAAAATGCCTAAGATGAGCGATACAATGACGGAAGGGGTTATCGCTGCATGGCATAAAAAAGTAGGTGATAAAGTAAAGTCCGGTGATGTTCTGGCAGAGGTGGAAACAGACAAGGCTACAATGGAGCTTGAAAGTTATGACGAAGGCACTTTGCTTTACATTGGTGTTAGTGAAAAAGAAGCAGTTCCTGTAGATGGGGTACTTGCTGTTATTGGAGAAGAAGGGGAGAACATTGAAGGTCTTCTAGAATCTATTAAAAATGGATCATCGTCAAATGGCGATTCGTCTGAAAGTGAAGATCAAGATGACGATGGTTCTGAAGAAGACATTGATACTTCTGATATTGAAGCGGAAGTTATCAGAATGCCAAAAATGAGTGATACCATGACAGAAGGTACCATTGTTGCATGGCATAAAAAAGAGGGAGATAGTGTACAGTCGGGAGACCTTTTAGCTGAAGTTGCTACGGACAAGGCTACTATGGAACTTGAGTCTTATGAAGATGGTACACTTTTATATATCGGGGTAAAAGAAGGAGATTCAGTCCCTGTTGATGGTATCATTGCTATTGTAGGTGAAAAAGGGGCTAACTATGAAGCACTTCTCAAAAAAGAATCTGCTCCTAAGAAGAAAGAAAAGGCAGAACCAAAGAGCCAGCCTTCTTCCGAGCCTGCCAAACAAGAAAAGCCTGCCGCTTCTAAATCTACTGCTGATGGAAGAATAAAAGCTTCCCCTCTGGCTAAAAAACTTGCAAAAGAAAAAGGTATAAACCTAGCTGATGTTCAAGGAAGTGGAGAGCATGGTAGAATTGTCAGAAGGGATGTTGAGTCTTATCAACCATCTGCAAAACCAGAGGCAACAGGAAAAGCCGAGCAAGGTGTTGTATTGCCTCCTGTAGTAGGTCAGGAAAGCTTTGAAGATGTACCTGTTTCTCAAATGAGAAAAGCTATCGGCCGTAGGGTTTCGGACAGTAAGTTTACAGCCCCTCATTTCTACGTGACTATGGAAATTAACATGGACAAAGCCATTGAAGCTAGAACTAGCCTTAATGCCATTTCTCCAGTTAAAATTTCATTCAACGATATGGTAATTAAAGCAGTGGCTGCCGCTTTAAGACAAAACCCTAGCGTTAATGTTTCTTGGCTTGATGATAAGATGCGGAAAAATAACCACATCCACATTGGTGTGGCTATGGCTGTGGGCGAAGCACTTTATATCCCTGTTGTTAAATTCGCTGATAACAAATCATTCTCTCATATCGCTGCTGAAGTAAAAGATTTTGCTGGAAAAGCAAAAGCTAACAAACTTCAACCTTCTGATTACGAAGGTAGCACATTTACTATTTCAAACCTTGGTATGTTTGGTGTAGAAGAATTTACAGCGATTATTAACCCACCAAATGCATGTATATTAGCTGTAGGTGGTATTAAAGAAACCCCTGTAGTGAAAAATGGCCAAGTGGTCCCTGGAAATGTTATGAAAGTAACCTTGTCATGTGACCATAGGGCTGTGGACGGTGCTAATGGTGCAGCTTTCCTTAAAACGCTGAAAGGTCTGTTGGAGGATCCAGTACGTATCCTCGTTTAA